DNA sequence from the Prosthecobacter sp. SYSU 5D2 genome:
TCAACCCCCATCCTGTGTCCGATACTCCCGCCATCTCTGCTCCTTCCGGTCTTGAAGTCATTGCGCCTGTGCGTGATGAAACCTCTGCTCCAGGCTGGTTTCTGGCACGGACGGAAGCCGCCTGGGAGGAGTTCCAAAAGCTGCCAGTGCCCAGCATCAAGGATGAGAGCTGGCGTTATTCTAACGCGAAGAAGATCGAGCTGGCCGAGCACAGCCCCGCCCTTGCAGTCACGGAAGCCCAGAAGCAGGCAGCCATTGCGGCCTCCGAAGGGCTGAAGGAACGCACGGCGCGTTTTGTCTTTGTGAATGATGAACTGGTTCTCTCTGAAACCGATGCCCTGCCGGCCGGTGTGGTCTGCGTGAACTTCGCCGAAGCATTGAAATCTCATGGTGAGGTCCTGAAGGAGCACTTCATGAAGCGGCAGATGACGCTGGGGTCAGCCAAGTTTGCCGCGCTGCATCTGGCGCATGTCAAGGCGGGCACGGTGATCGTGCTGCCGAAGAATGTGACCATCGAAAAACCCATCGAGGTCTTCCATTGGGTGGTGGGTGATCATGCCGCCATTTTCCCGCACACACTCATTGTTAGCGGTGACAACTCTGAGGTCAGCGTGGTGGACCATTACCGCAGCCTCGAAGGTGAAGGCGGGCTCAGCATTGCTGTGGCGGATCTGGTCAGCGGTAACGGTGGCCGCATCACGTATGCCGCCTGCCAGGAGCTGGCGGATGATGCACAGGCGCTGCACCTTTCCAGCATCGTCGCCGGCCGTGATGCCAGCGTGAAGAGCTTCCAGGTGCAATTGGGTGCCGAGTTCAGCCGCAGTGAGACCGTCAGCGACCTCATCGGTCAGGGTGCCCGCAGCGACATGCTCAGCGTCT
Encoded proteins:
- the sufD gene encoding Fe-S cluster assembly protein SufD, yielding MPATLSPTPKLNPHPVSDTPAISAPSGLEVIAPVRDETSAPGWFLARTEAAWEEFQKLPVPSIKDESWRYSNAKKIELAEHSPALAVTEAQKQAAIAASEGLKERTARFVFVNDELVLSETDALPAGVVCVNFAEALKSHGEVLKEHFMKRQMTLGSAKFAALHLAHVKAGTVIVLPKNVTIEKPIEVFHWVVGDHAAIFPHTLIVSGDNSEVSVVDHYRSLEGEGGLSIAVADLVSGNGGRITYAACQELADDAQALHLSSIVAGRDASVKSFQVQLGAEFSRSETVSDLIGQGARSDMLSVSMPIGDQIVDQRTLQNHKAPHATSDLLYKNALYGKSRSIFSGLITVDESAHYTDAYQTCRNLLNSDEAEATSLPGLEINADQVKCSHGATSGPISDEELFYLKARGISDIDSRKLIVEGFLADVLKRFGNSEVLDTLVARIDEKLERAV